Part of the Xanthomonas sp. SI genome is shown below.
AAGAAGAACAGGCCGATGAAGGTGGCTTCCAGAAAGAACGCCATCAACCCTTCGATCGCCAGCGGCGCGCCGAAGATGTCGCCGACGTAGTGGCTGTAGTACGACCAGTTCATGCCGAACTGGAACTCCATGACGATGCCGGTGGCCACGCCCATCGCGAAGTTGATGCCGAACAGCACGCCCCAGAACAGCGCCATGCGCCGCCAGACTTCCTTGCGGGTCATGACGAACACGCTCTCCATGATCGCGATCATGAAGGATAGGCCGAGGGTGAGCGGGACGAACAGGAAGTGGTACATGGCGGTCATGGCGAATTGCAGCCGCGACAGCTCTACGACAGTGGTGTCGATCATGGCTGTGCTACCTCGTGGGGAATGTGCATCTGGGTGGCCGGGTGGCGGTAGGTTGAGGGCGATGTTCCGCTTCCGCCGCGCGCGGGGCCTTGATCCAGATCAATGCCCTTGCCGGCCGCGATCGGCATCGTGGCGGCACGCGGCGGTCCCCATCCCAATGCCGCCTTACAATGGCGGCCCGTTCGCCGCGCAGAGTCCGTTTTGACCGATCCCGCCGAGTCGTCCGCCATACCGCCTGCCGAGTCGCCGCACCTGCGGCAGCAACGCGTGCGCTGGCTGGCGTCGCTGGCCAGCGCGGCGCGTGGGCGGCAACGGCTGGCCGCGGCCGCGATCAGCCTGTCCGGGGCGCTGCTGATCGTGCAGGCCGGCGCCATCGCCTGGTTGCTGCAGGCCTTGCTGGTGGAGGGTAGTGAACTGCCGCAGGCGCTGCCCGCGTTCGCCATCCTGGCGCTGGTGCTGATCGTGCGCGCGCTGCTCGGCGCCTGCGCTCAGCGCGCCGCCGGCGATGTCGCCGATGCGGCGAAGTTCGAACTGCGCCGGCGCGTGTACCGGCGCCTGCTCCAACGCGGCCCGCTGTGGCTGCGCGGTCAGCGCAACGGCGAACTGGGCGAATTGCTGCTGGCCCACGGTGACGCGCTGGACGGCTACTACGCCGGCTACCAGCCGGCGCGGCTGGAAGTGAGCGTGGTGCCGTTGCTGATCCTGCTCACGGTCGGCTGGAGCGACTGGGTGGTGGGCCTGCTGCTGCTGTTCACCGCGCCGCTGGTGCCGATCTTCATGATGCTGGTCGGCTGGGGCGCCGAAGCCGCCGGGCGCCGCCAGCTGCGCGAGCTGGCGCGGATGGGCGGGCATTTCGCCGACCGGCTCAAGGGCCTGGGCCTGCTGCGCCTGTACGGCCGCGGCGAGGACGAACTGCGCGGCATCGCCGCCGCCGCCGAGGGCGTGCGCGAACGTACCTTGAAGGTGCTGCGCATCGCCTTCCTGTCCTCGACCGTGCTCGAGTTCTTCGCCTCGGTCAGCGTGGCGATGGTGGCGATGTACCTGGGCCTGAGCTACCTGGGCATGATCGCGCTGCATGCGGCAGTGCCGACCCTGGGCGTGGGCGTGTTCTGCCTGCTGCTGGCGCCGGAGTTCTACGCGCCGCTGCGGCGCCTGGCCGCGCACTACCACGACCGCGCCAACGCGCTGGCGGCGGCGGCCGAGGTGGAGCGCCTGCTTGGCGAGCTGCCGGATGCGGCGGTAGCGCTGGCGCCGTGCGTGTCGTCGCCGGCCGTTGCCGCGCCGGCGCTCTCATCGCTGGCGCCGCCGTTGTCTGTGCGACCTGCGCCCGCGATGCCGGCAACGCCCGATGGGTACGCAGTGCCGACGCCTGCAGCACCGCCGACGCCTGTGGTGCCTGCAACGCTCGCATTGCCTGAAAAGCCTTCAGTCCCCGCAGCGCCCACGCAGCCGCTGCTGCGCGCCGAAGGACTGACGCTGCGCCCGCAAGGCGCGCGCTGCGACGCGCTGCAGGATCTGTCCTTCAGCCTGCAGCCCGGCCAGCGCCTTGCTCTGGTCGGACCCAGCGGCAGCGGCAAGAGCACGCTGCTCGAAGCGCTGGCCGGCTGGCTGCCGCCGCGCGCCGGCAGCCTGCAACTGCGTCCCGGATTGCGCGTCGGCTACGCCGGGCAGCGCCCGTACCTGTTCCATGGCAGCATCGCCGACAACCTGCGCCTGGCCGCTCCGCGGGCCAGCGCCGCGCAGCTGCACGCCGCGGCCGAGGCGGCGCAGGTCATGCGCTTCGCCGCGCATCTGCCGCTGGGCCTGGAGACCGTGATCGGCGAGCGCGGCTTCGGCCTGTCCGGCGGCGAGGCGCGGCGCATCGGCCTGGCGCGGCTGCTGCTGCGCGATCCCGAACTGTTGCTGCTCGACGAACCCACCGCCTTCCTCGACCCGGACACCGAAACCGAACTGCTGCGCACCCTGGCCGCCTTCAGCCACGGCCGCAGCGTGATCGTCGCTACCCACAGCGAGGCCGCGATGCGCTGGGCCGATAGCGTGCTGCAGCTGCCCGCGCGCGTGACGGCGGATGACGCGATCGGAGCCGCACCATGAGCGGCTCCGCGCGCGACGACGACCTGCGCAGCGTGTTCGGCCGCCACCTCGGCCGCCTGCTGCTGACCGCGCTGCTGCTGTTGTGCACGATGCTGGCCGGGGTCGGCCTGCTCGGCCTGTCCGGCGGCTTCCTGACCGCCGCGGCGCTGGCCGGCGTGGCCGGCATGGGCAGCGGCTTCAACTTCTTCTCGCCCTCGGCCGGCATCCGTGCCTTGACCTTCGCGCGCATCGCTTCGCGCTACGGCGAAAAGCTGGTCGGCCATGACGCTACCTTGCGCATCGCCCGCGACCTGCGCGTGTGGTTCTTCCGCCGCGCGCTGCCGTTGGCACCGGCCAAACTCGGCGCCAGCCGCACCGGCGAACTGCTGGCACGCCTGATGTCGGATATCGGCGAGGTCGATGGCCTTGTGGTCCGCGCATTGGCGCCGCTGGTGGCGCTGCTGGGCATCGGCGTGGCCGGCGTGGCCGCGGCCGCCGCAATCTACTGGCCGGCGGCGCTGCTGTTGGCGGTGCTTGCAGTAGCGATCGGCGCCGGCGTGCCGTGGCTGGTCGCGCGCGGCGGCCGCGTGCGCGAGCAGCGCCGCG
Proteins encoded:
- a CDS encoding ATP-binding cassette domain-containing protein; the encoded protein is MTDPAESSAIPPAESPHLRQQRVRWLASLASAARGRQRLAAAAISLSGALLIVQAGAIAWLLQALLVEGSELPQALPAFAILALVLIVRALLGACAQRAAGDVADAAKFELRRRVYRRLLQRGPLWLRGQRNGELGELLLAHGDALDGYYAGYQPARLEVSVVPLLILLTVGWSDWVVGLLLLFTAPLVPIFMMLVGWGAEAAGRRQLRELARMGGHFADRLKGLGLLRLYGRGEDELRGIAAAAEGVRERTLKVLRIAFLSSTVLEFFASVSVAMVAMYLGLSYLGMIALHAAVPTLGVGVFCLLLAPEFYAPLRRLAAHYHDRANALAAAAEVERLLGELPDAAVALAPCVSSPAVAAPALSSLAPPLSVRPAPAMPATPDGYAVPTPAAPPTPVVPATLALPEKPSVPAAPTQPLLRAEGLTLRPQGARCDALQDLSFSLQPGQRLALVGPSGSGKSTLLEALAGWLPPRAGSLQLRPGLRVGYAGQRPYLFHGSIADNLRLAAPRASAAQLHAAAEAAQVMRFAAHLPLGLETVIGERGFGLSGGEARRIGLARLLLRDPELLLLDEPTAFLDPDTETELLRTLAAFSHGRSVIVATHSEAAMRWADSVLQLPARVTADDAIGAAP